The following coding sequences lie in one Arachis hypogaea cultivar Tifrunner chromosome 4, arahy.Tifrunner.gnm2.J5K5, whole genome shotgun sequence genomic window:
- the LOC112796868 gene encoding uncharacterized protein: MSTLQMSHVIDLEQGNHEDDAVVGGVGSDDDDGSVYLSDAEEGGSSHSHFYSTHGDGGSAFDDCSFSCVSDLEAAAVVHDSGRASFASDFSVELGNAAAVPEIKVHLDNNIINNNHKVERDCRICHMGLESDSSESGVPIELGCACKDDLAAAHKICAETWFKIKGNLTCEICHYVARNVHGTTDHSSDGNNPAAIAALSTHATPAEARRFWHGHRFLNFLLACMVFAFVISWLFHFNVPSS; the protein is encoded by the exons ATGTCAACTTTGCAGATGTCCCATGTTATTGAtttagagcaaggaaatcatgaGGATGATGCTGTTGTTGGAGGTGTTgggagtgatgatgatgatggtagcGTGTATTTATCTGATGCAGAAGAGGGTGGTTCAAGCCACTCTCATTTCTATTCAACACATGGTGATGGTGGCTCAGCATTTGATGATTGCAGCTTCTCATGTGTCTCTGATCTTGAAGCTGCTGCTGTTGTTCATgattctgggagggcttcttttGCTTCTGATTTCTCTGTGGAGCTGGGAAATGCAGCTGCGGTTCCTGAAATCAAAGTGCATttggataataatattattaataataatcacAAAGTGGAGAGGGATTGTAGAATTTGTCACATGGGTTTGGAGAGTGATAGTTCTGAGTCTGGTGTTCCAATTGAATTGGGTTGTGCTTGTAAAGATGATCTTGCTGCTGCTCACAAAATATGTGCTGAGACATGGTTCAAGATTAAGGGGAATTT GACCTGCGAAATTTGTCATTACGTTGCACGGAATGTTCATGGCACAACTGACCATTCTAGTGACGGGAACAACCCTGCTGCAATAGCTGCACTTTCAACACATGCAACTCCAGCAGAAGCTCGAAGATTTTGGCATGGTCATCGCTTCCTAAACTTTCTTCTTGCTTGTATGGTTTTCGCATTCGTCATATCATGGCTTTTCCATTTCAATGTGCCGTCATCATAG
- the LOC112796867 gene encoding phosphatidylinositol:ceramide inositolphosphotransferase 1, with protein sequence MKMSLYIGREASKLWKRASAEAVTEGILLADNWKYLLAGIFCQYLHGLAAHGVHYLHRPGPTLQDTGFFLLPELGLERAYVSETLFTFIFVSFILWTFHPFIFKNKKIYTVLLWCRVLAYLVVCQALRVVTFYSTQLPGPNYHCREGSPSARLPPPKDAIEIITINFPDGLVHGCGDLIFSSHMIFTLVSVITYYRYGTNRFIKQLGWVLAVIQSLLIIASRKHYSVDVVVAWYTVNLVVFFVEKKLPELPDRMAMTMLPLSTKDKDSWSKEESHKLSMSALVDPSSDRNQRLRSPANGKTTIEDGNALLIADSQ encoded by the exons ATGAAAATGTCGCTTTACATTGGTCGCGAGGCTTCCAAG CTATGGAAGAGAGCTTCTGCGGAGGCAGTTACAGAGGGAATCCTCCTTGCCGATAATTGGAAGTACCTTCTCGCTGGTATTTTCTGTCAG TACCTTCATGGTTTGGCTGCACATGGAGTTCATTATTTACATAGACCCGGTCCTACATTACAGGATACTGGATTCTTCCTTCTTCCG GAACTTGGCCTCGAGAGAGCTTATGTTAGTGAAACGTTGTTTACCTTTATCTTCGTATCTTTTATCTTG TGGACATTTCACCCATTCATATTCAAGAACAAAAAGATCTACACAGTTCTACTATGGTGCAGGGTTCTAGCTTACTTAGTT GTTTGTCAAGCTCTTCGCGTAGTGACATTTTACTCTACACAGCTTCCTGGTCCAAATTACCATTGCCGCGAG GGATCTCCTTCTGCTAGGCTACCTCCTCCAAAAGATGCAATAGAAATCATAACAATTAATT TTCCTGATGGTTTGGTACATGGCTGTGGAGACTTGATATTTTCATCACACATGATCTTCACTCTTGTCTCGGTTATCACATATTACAGATATGGCACAAACAG GTTTATTAAGCAGCTAGGGTGGGTTCTTGCGGTAATCCAGAGTCTTTTGATCATTGCATCGCGCAAACATTACTCGGTCGATGTAGTTGTTGCCTG GTACACGGTTAATTTGGTTGTATTTTTTGTTGAGAAGAAATTGCCAG AATTGCCAGATAGAATGGCCATGACCATGCTACCATTGAGCACCAAAGACAAAGATAGCTGGTCAAAAGAAGAGAGCCACAAGTTGAGCATGAGTGCTCTAGTAGACCCTTCATCAGATAGG AATCAGAGGCTTAGATCTCCGGCAAACGGCAAGACCACCATAGAAGACGGCAATGCACTCCTCATTGCTGATTCTCAATGA